One part of the Chryseobacterium sp. 7 genome encodes these proteins:
- the rpmB gene encoding 50S ribosomal protein L28 translates to MSRICQITGKRAMVGNNVSHANNKTKRRFEINLLEKKFYLPEQDKHVTLKVSAHGLRVINKIGIEEAIERATRNGLIKKN, encoded by the coding sequence ATGTCAAGAATTTGCCAAATAACAGGAAAGCGTGCAATGGTTGGTAACAACGTTTCTCACGCTAATAACAAAACGAAGCGTCGTTTTGAAATTAACTTATTAGAGAAGAAGTTTTACCTTCCGGAGCAAGATAAGCACGTTACACTGAAAGTATCAGCTCATGGATTGAGAGTGATTAACAAGATTGGAATCGAGGAAGCTATTGAAAGAGCTACTAGAAACGGATTGATTAAAAAGAATTAA
- the rpmG gene encoding 50S ribosomal protein L33 — MAKKGNRVQVILECTEHKESGMPGMSRYISTKNKKNTTERLELKKYNPVLKRSTLHKEIK, encoded by the coding sequence ATGGCAAAAAAAGGAAATAGAGTTCAAGTAATCCTTGAATGCACAGAGCACAAAGAAAGTGGTATGCCAGGAATGTCTAGATACATTTCTACAAAAAATAAAAAGAACACTACAGAGAGATTAGAGCTTAAAAAGTATAATCCAGTTCTTAAGAGATCTACCCTTCACAAAGAAATTAAGTAA
- a CDS encoding DUF4295 family protein produces the protein MAKKVVATLQTGSKKMTKVVKMVKSSKSGAYVFEEKVMNADEVDGYLKK, from the coding sequence ATGGCAAAGAAAGTAGTAGCAACCCTACAAACTGGGTCTAAAAAAATGACTAAAGTGGTGAAAATGGTTAAGTCTTCTAAATCAGGAGCTTACGTTTTCGAAGAAAAAGTAATGAATGCTGATGAAGTAGATGGTTATTTAAAAAAATAA
- a CDS encoding RidA family protein, which translates to MKKILVLACTATFLFSFSQKTMNPEYKSSPKVFSIKGLSQSVSIDCGSSKMILLSGQVPLDPEGNLVGNTIEEQTQQVFKNIENILKEYGGTGKDIIKLGIFTTDIKKTPDFRKVRDLYVNLQNPPVSTLVEVSRLFRDDVLIEVEATAVIKNK; encoded by the coding sequence ATGAAAAAGATACTTGTTCTGGCCTGCACAGCAACTTTTCTATTTTCATTCAGTCAGAAAACTATGAACCCGGAATATAAAAGTTCGCCAAAAGTTTTCAGCATAAAAGGACTCTCTCAATCAGTCAGTATTGACTGTGGAAGTTCCAAAATGATTTTATTATCCGGACAGGTACCCCTGGACCCGGAAGGTAATCTTGTAGGAAATACAATAGAAGAGCAGACACAGCAGGTTTTCAAAAATATAGAAAACATCCTGAAAGAATATGGAGGAACAGGAAAAGATATTATCAAACTGGGAATCTTTACCACAGATATCAAAAAAACACCTGATTTCAGAAAAGTAAGGGATTTGTATGTCAACCTTCAGAATCCTCCTGTAAGCACCCTTGTGGAAGTAAGCAGGCTTTTCAGAGATGATGTGCTTATAGAGGTGGAAGCCACAGCAGTGATTAAAAATAAATAA
- the ftsY gene encoding signal recognition particle-docking protein FtsY, translated as MSWFKNIFKKEEKETLDKGLEKSSQGFFEKMTKAVVGKSKVDDEVLDDLEEVLIASDVGASTTIKIIQRIEERVARDKYVGVNELDQILRDEISGLLLENPHAGTGNIDTSKKPYVIMVVGVNGVGKTTTIGKLAHQFKSEGKKVVLGAADTFRAAAVDQLVIWSERVGVPIVKQEMGSDPASVAFDTVQSAVAQNADVVIIDTAGRLHNKINLMNELSKIKRVMQKVIPDAPHEILLVLDGSTGQNAFEQAKQFTAATEVNALAVTKLDGTAKGGVVIGISDQFQIPVKYIGVGEKMQDLQLFNGTEFVDSFFKKR; from the coding sequence ATGAGTTGGTTTAAAAATATTTTCAAAAAGGAAGAAAAAGAAACCTTAGACAAAGGATTGGAAAAATCCAGCCAGGGATTCTTTGAAAAAATGACGAAAGCCGTAGTTGGCAAAAGCAAAGTAGATGATGAAGTACTGGATGATCTTGAAGAAGTACTTATTGCATCCGATGTGGGCGCCTCTACTACCATCAAAATCATTCAAAGAATTGAAGAGCGTGTTGCCAGAGACAAATATGTAGGAGTAAACGAGCTTGATCAGATTCTTCGAGATGAAATTTCAGGGCTGCTGCTTGAAAACCCTCATGCCGGTACAGGAAATATTGATACTTCAAAAAAGCCTTATGTCATTATGGTTGTAGGGGTAAACGGAGTGGGAAAAACAACTACTATCGGAAAACTGGCTCACCAATTTAAATCCGAAGGTAAAAAGGTAGTTCTTGGAGCGGCCGATACCTTTAGAGCTGCTGCCGTAGACCAGCTTGTGATCTGGAGTGAAAGAGTGGGTGTTCCTATTGTAAAACAGGAAATGGGATCAGATCCTGCTTCTGTAGCATTTGACACCGTACAAAGTGCTGTAGCACAGAATGCAGATGTTGTGATTATTGATACCGCAGGAAGACTTCATAATAAAATCAACCTGATGAATGAACTTTCAAAGATTAAAAGAGTAATGCAGAAGGTTATTCCTGATGCACCTCATGAGATTCTTTTAGTTCTTGACGGTTCTACCGGTCAGAATGCATTTGAACAGGCCAAACAGTTTACAGCAGCTACAGAAGTAAATGCTTTAGCAGTAACAAAATTAGACGGAACAGCAAAAGGAGGTGTTGTAATCGGAATCTCTGATCAGTTCCAAATTCCGGTGAAGTATATCGGGGTAGGTGAAAAAATGCAGGATTTGCAGCTTTTTAATGGTACGGAATTTGTAGATTCATTCTTCAAGAAAAGATGA
- a CDS encoding GlsB/YeaQ/YmgE family stress response membrane protein: MGIITWILFGLIAGAIAKMIMPGTQGGGWLITIILGILGAFVGGAIGVYILHWGDVTSFWNPRSWILSIGGALVILWIYGMATKKS; this comes from the coding sequence ATGGGAATTATAACATGGATCCTGTTCGGTCTTATTGCAGGTGCAATTGCTAAAATGATCATGCCCGGAACTCAGGGAGGAGGATGGCTAATCACTATTATCCTTGGAATTTTGGGAGCATTTGTAGGAGGAGCTATAGGAGTTTACATTCTACATTGGGGAGACGTTACTTCCTTCTGGAATCCAAGAAGCTGGATTCTATCAATTGGAGGAGCTTTAGTCATCCTCTGGATTTACGGAATGGCCACCAAGAAAAGCTAG